A DNA window from Mucilaginibacter xinganensis contains the following coding sequences:
- a CDS encoding DUF5687 family protein: MISTFFRHELKAFWRSKNTGKSIAIRVVMGLLILYLFINVLVMGFFLDKFLEKAFPHDDLVMSFCGILLFYFLFDLFARLQFQELPTLRVQPYLQLPVKRNSLVRYLAFTSLLSVFNLWPFVLFAPFIVKIIATDSGAVVALAFFISLAGLTIFNNYLALYLKRKANLNGWIFLAAAAVIILIGLSDFLWHLISIRKFSFLFFGNVITHPALAVAPVLLGTVMYYLNFLYLKENLYLEELGSRKAAKYKSSTEYPLLSRFGSVGDLAANEFKLIFRNKRSRSAFIMGLFIMFYGLIFYTNPKMNSESLSVFVSMFMTGIFVINYGQFMYSWQASHFDGLLVSKVKFADFVRAKYLMFTIISTFFLLLTTPYAYFGWKILVIEVIMYLWNIGVNTTLVLFFANRNYKRIDLSKGAAFNWEGVSGNQWILSFPLLIAPYVFYGPFALLHHENAGLALLAVISLVFIFTRSFWIKKLETDFYTKRYTIAEGFRNK; encoded by the coding sequence ATGATATCAACTTTCTTCAGGCACGAGCTAAAAGCTTTCTGGCGATCAAAAAATACCGGCAAAAGCATTGCGATACGGGTAGTAATGGGCCTATTAATTTTATACCTGTTTATTAACGTACTGGTGATGGGCTTTTTCCTGGATAAATTCCTGGAAAAAGCATTCCCTCATGATGACCTGGTGATGTCATTTTGCGGCATCCTGCTTTTTTATTTTTTGTTTGATCTTTTTGCACGCTTACAATTTCAGGAACTGCCTACCCTGCGCGTTCAGCCTTATCTACAGCTACCTGTAAAACGGAATTCGCTGGTGCGTTACCTGGCATTTACCTCGCTGCTTTCGGTATTTAATCTTTGGCCGTTTGTGCTTTTTGCACCCTTTATTGTAAAGATCATAGCAACAGATTCGGGTGCGGTGGTTGCGCTGGCCTTTTTTATATCGCTGGCCGGACTCACCATATTTAACAATTACCTGGCTTTATACCTGAAACGTAAAGCCAATTTAAACGGGTGGATCTTTTTAGCCGCCGCAGCAGTAATTATACTCATTGGGTTATCTGATTTTTTATGGCACCTGATCTCGATCCGTAAGTTTTCATTTTTATTCTTTGGCAACGTAATTACACATCCCGCGCTGGCTGTTGCTCCTGTTTTACTTGGCACGGTAATGTATTACCTTAACTTTCTGTATTTAAAGGAGAACCTGTACCTGGAAGAACTGGGCTCGCGCAAAGCTGCAAAATACAAAAGCAGTACAGAGTACCCGCTGCTCAGCCGTTTCGGCAGTGTTGGCGACCTGGCCGCTAATGAATTTAAATTGATATTCCGCAATAAGCGCTCCCGATCGGCCTTTATTATGGGGCTTTTTATTATGTTTTACGGGTTAATATTTTACACTAACCCTAAAATGAACAGCGAAAGCCTCAGCGTATTTGTAAGCATGTTTATGACGGGCATCTTCGTTATCAACTACGGTCAGTTTATGTACAGCTGGCAGGCGTCGCACTTTGATGGGTTGCTGGTTAGCAAGGTTAAGTTTGCTGATTTTGTTAGGGCCAAATATTTAATGTTCACTATTATATCCACATTTTTTTTACTGTTAACTACGCCTTACGCTTATTTTGGCTGGAAGATCCTGGTTATTGAGGTGATTATGTATTTATGGAATATCGGCGTAAACACAACCCTGGTGCTGTTTTTTGCCAACCGCAATTATAAGCGGATCGACCTATCGAAAGGTGCAGCCTTTAACTGGGAAGGCGTAAGCGGTAACCAATGGATCCTGTCGTTTCCGCTGTTGATTGCCCCATATGTTTTTTACGGCCCGTTTGCGCTGCTGCACCACGAAAATGCCGGACTGGCCTTATTAGCCGTAATTAGCCTGGTATTTATATTTACACGCAGCTTTTGGATAAAGAAACTGGAAACCGATTTTTACACCAAACGATACACCATTGCTGAAGGGTTCAGAAATAAATAA
- a CDS encoding replication-associated recombination protein A has translation MNNLPPLAERMRPKNLDDYVGQKHLVGHGAVLRKAIASGALPSMIFWGPPGVGKTTLAYIISQTLDRPFFALSAINSGVKDVREVIEKASLLKAEGLVLPVLFIDEIHRFSKSQQDSLLGAVERGIVTLIGATTENPSFEVISALLSRCQVYILQPLDEYDLMSLLDKAMREDVVLEKKVIIVKENEALLRLSGGDARKLLNIFELLVNAFDSKKITLTNKNILEHVQQNMALYDKTGEQHYDIISAFIKSMRGSDPNGAVYWLARMIVGGEDPLFIARRMLILASEDIGNANPNALLLAQSCFEAVNKIGMPESQLILSQTAIYLATSAKSNSATTAIGAAIAMVKQTGDLPVPLHLRNAPTKLMKNIGYGKDYKYAHSYEGNFTELDFLPDAIKGTKLYNPGNNARENESKEKLKKLWGERYKY, from the coding sequence ATGAACAATTTGCCCCCATTAGCCGAGCGTATGCGCCCAAAAAACCTGGATGATTATGTGGGGCAAAAACATTTGGTCGGCCATGGTGCCGTGTTACGAAAGGCTATTGCATCAGGCGCTTTGCCATCGATGATCTTCTGGGGCCCCCCAGGTGTAGGGAAAACAACCCTGGCGTATATCATTTCACAAACCCTCGACCGGCCTTTTTTTGCCTTGAGCGCCATTAACTCGGGCGTTAAGGATGTGCGCGAAGTAATTGAAAAAGCATCGTTGTTAAAAGCTGAAGGCTTGGTGCTGCCGGTGTTGTTTATTGATGAGATCCACCGGTTCTCCAAATCGCAGCAAGATTCCCTGCTGGGTGCGGTTGAGCGGGGCATAGTAACCCTTATTGGCGCAACCACAGAAAACCCTTCATTCGAGGTGATCTCGGCTTTGCTGTCGCGCTGCCAGGTTTATATCCTGCAGCCTTTAGACGAGTATGATTTGATGAGCCTGCTTGACAAAGCGATGCGGGAGGACGTGGTGCTGGAAAAGAAAGTCATCATTGTTAAAGAGAACGAAGCACTGCTCCGTCTTTCCGGTGGTGACGCCCGCAAGCTGCTCAATATTTTTGAACTGCTGGTAAATGCTTTCGACAGCAAAAAGATCACCTTAACTAATAAGAATATACTGGAGCATGTGCAGCAAAATATGGCGCTGTACGATAAAACAGGCGAACAGCATTACGACATTATTTCGGCCTTCATTAAATCTATGCGCGGCAGCGATCCTAATGGTGCAGTTTATTGGCTGGCAAGGATGATAGTAGGCGGCGAGGACCCGTTGTTTATTGCCCGGCGCATGCTGATCCTGGCATCAGAAGATATAGGCAATGCCAATCCCAATGCGCTGCTGCTGGCACAAAGCTGTTTTGAGGCGGTAAATAAAATAGGCATGCCCGAATCGCAATTGATCCTGTCGCAAACGGCCATCTACCTGGCAACATCGGCAAAAAGTAATTCGGCTACCACAGCCATAGGTGCCGCAATAGCCATGGTTAAACAAACCGGCGATCTGCCTGTTCCGCTGCACCTGCGCAATGCACCAACCAAACTGATGAAAAATATAGGCTACGGTAAAGACTATAAATACGCCCACAGCTACGAAGGCAACTTTACCGAGCTCGACTTTTTGCCGGACGCCATTAAAGGCACTAAACTTTATAATCCCGGTAACAATGCCCGCGAAAATGAATCAAAAGAGAAGTTAAAAAAACTTTGGGGCGAGCGGTATAAGTATTGA
- a CDS encoding DNA-3-methyladenine glycosylase family protein, with product MPDKFTKENYQSICDGLAAADPDLAAIIRAHSYPPFWWRPNTFETLVHIILEQQVSLASALSALKKLKERLQELTPARLLLLTGEEMRACYVSRQKSGYIKYLAEALLSGQLRLAEMEELPDEQVRAKLVALKGIGNWTADVYLMFVLQHPDIFPIGDLAAVNALKKIKNLPATVTREQIMAITMQWQPYRTIAAMLLWHYYLSAPKNKIQ from the coding sequence ATGCCCGATAAGTTTACCAAAGAAAATTATCAGTCCATTTGCGATGGCCTTGCCGCTGCCGATCCTGACCTGGCAGCAATTATCCGCGCCCATAGCTATCCGCCGTTTTGGTGGAGACCCAACACATTTGAAACTTTGGTACACATTATTTTGGAACAGCAGGTTTCGCTGGCATCGGCTTTATCAGCCTTAAAGAAACTGAAAGAACGTTTACAGGAACTTACACCTGCCCGGCTTTTGTTGCTCACCGGCGAAGAAATGAGGGCCTGTTATGTAAGCCGCCAAAAGAGCGGGTATATTAAATATCTTGCCGAAGCTTTATTGAGCGGGCAGCTCAGGCTAGCCGAAATGGAAGAACTGCCGGATGAACAGGTACGTGCAAAATTAGTGGCCCTTAAAGGTATCGGCAACTGGACTGCTGACGTTTACCTGATGTTTGTTTTGCAGCATCCGGACATTTTCCCTATTGGCGACCTTGCAGCAGTAAACGCCCTCAAAAAAATTAAAAATTTGCCGGCAACTGTCACCAGGGAGCAAATAATGGCAATAACGATGCAATGGCAGCCCTACCGAACCATTGCCGCCATGCTGCTGTGGCACTACTACTTATCGGCACCAAAAAACAAAATCCAATAG
- a CDS encoding sugar O-acetyltransferase — translation MTEKEKMIAGLPYNANNPELVALRRDVRVKLAAYNSAGYVTETISAMLAGILGETGKGSWIEPPFYCDYGFNIKTGKDFYMNFDCVILDVAPVTIGDNVMCGPKVQLLAATHSLDPEERNFSGTELGKPITIGNRVWIGAGVIVCPGVTIGDEAVIGAGSVVTRDVPPRVFAAGNPCKVIKAI, via the coding sequence ATGACAGAGAAAGAAAAAATGATAGCCGGCTTGCCATATAACGCCAACAACCCTGAACTGGTGGCGCTGCGCCGCGATGTGAGGGTTAAACTGGCAGCGTACAACAGCGCCGGATACGTAACAGAAACCATTTCGGCTATGTTGGCCGGCATTTTAGGCGAAACAGGTAAAGGAAGCTGGATAGAGCCCCCATTTTATTGCGACTATGGCTTTAACATTAAAACCGGTAAAGACTTTTACATGAACTTTGATTGTGTGATACTCGATGTTGCTCCGGTAACCATAGGAGATAATGTTATGTGCGGGCCAAAAGTGCAGTTACTGGCCGCCACCCATAGCCTTGACCCGGAAGAACGTAATTTTTCGGGAACGGAACTGGGCAAACCCATTACCATTGGCAACAGGGTCTGGATTGGTGCAGGTGTAATTGTTTGCCCGGGTGTTACCATAGGCGACGAAGCTGTAATTGGTGCGGGCAGCGTAGTGACGCGAGATGTTCCGCCGCGGGTTTTTGCTGCCGGCAACCCTTGTAAGGTTATAAAAGCAATTTAA
- a CDS encoding DUF4097 family beta strand repeat-containing protein — translation MKTYLTLFIVACQSVVALAQDNDGKAPYSTKSLANDAISSVMVSTSAGGINVSGRPGEAPRVEVYIRGNNGRELSKEEIQKRLARDYDMNIAVNGHELSATVKTKHNFSNWTQSLSISFKIFVPQQVATNLKTSGGGIVLDNLKGNETFSTSGGGLVIDKLSGVIRGRTSGGGIEVSNSSEDIDLSTSGGGIVAKNCTGKMKLITSGGGIELANLKGNIVAHTSGGGVEGRNVEGELVTGTSGGGIDLKGMSCSLDASTSAGNLDVEMKQAGKYVKLTASSGDVNLSLPLKQGLDLSLRGESVSQRPSKISGFTGEWGKNRINGSVNGGGIPVEASAGSGNLNVRFN, via the coding sequence ATGAAAACATACTTGACCTTATTTATTGTAGCCTGTCAAAGTGTAGTAGCGTTGGCGCAAGATAACGACGGCAAAGCGCCTTATTCAACCAAATCATTAGCTAACGATGCCATCAGCAGCGTTATGGTTAGCACCTCGGCAGGCGGTATAAATGTTAGCGGCCGGCCCGGCGAAGCGCCAAGGGTAGAGGTTTATATCAGGGGTAATAATGGCAGGGAGCTCTCAAAAGAGGAAATTCAAAAACGCCTTGCGAGAGACTACGACATGAACATTGCGGTGAACGGGCACGAACTGAGCGCTACCGTAAAAACCAAACACAACTTTTCGAACTGGACACAGTCCCTGAGTATTTCATTTAAAATATTTGTTCCGCAACAGGTTGCTACCAATTTAAAAACCAGCGGCGGTGGCATTGTGCTGGATAATTTAAAAGGGAATGAAACTTTTTCAACCAGCGGCGGTGGTTTGGTAATTGATAAATTGAGCGGCGTGATCCGGGGCAGAACATCGGGCGGCGGGATTGAAGTTTCTAATTCAAGCGAAGATATTGACCTGAGCACCAGCGGTGGCGGCATAGTAGCAAAAAACTGTACCGGTAAAATGAAGCTGATTACCAGCGGCGGCGGCATTGAACTGGCTAATTTAAAGGGCAATATTGTTGCGCACACCAGCGGCGGCGGGGTTGAAGGCAGAAACGTTGAAGGCGAGTTGGTAACCGGTACATCCGGCGGCGGCATTGATCTTAAAGGCATGAGCTGCAGCCTGGATGCCAGTACCAGTGCAGGCAACCTGGATGTGGAAATGAAACAGGCCGGTAAATACGTTAAGCTTACGGCCAGCTCAGGCGATGTTAACCTGAGCCTGCCATTAAAACAAGGGCTGGATCTTTCTTTACGGGGCGAAAGCGTAAGTCAGCGGCCATCAAAAATAAGCGGCTTCACAGGCGAATGGGGTAAAAACCGCATTAACGGCAGTGTAAACGGTGGCGGCATCCCTGTTGAGGCAAGCGCAGGCAGCGGTAATTTAAATGTGAGGTTTAATTAG
- a CDS encoding pseudouridine synthase, with protein sequence MPLLKILFHDEHLVAINKPHGLLVHRSSIANDATEFALQMLRDQLNRHVFPAHRLDRKTGGVLLFALSKDAEKLMQQQFSDNRVNKKYLAIVRGHTPDTEEINYPLRKENGTLQEAFTKYKTLARAELDVPLGSHPTSRYSLVEANPESGRMHQLRKHFAHVFHPIIGDRTHGCNKQNKLFKERWELDTMLLHASQLAFTHPVTQQPVHIEAPLQDEFLRVMKIMGWGLNDLAS encoded by the coding sequence ATGCCCTTACTTAAGATCCTGTTTCATGATGAACACCTGGTAGCCATCAACAAGCCGCATGGCCTGCTGGTACACCGTTCGTCCATTGCCAACGATGCCACCGAGTTTGCCCTGCAAATGCTGCGCGACCAACTGAACAGGCACGTGTTCCCGGCACACCGGCTGGACAGGAAAACAGGCGGCGTACTTTTATTTGCCCTTAGTAAAGATGCAGAGAAACTGATGCAGCAGCAGTTTTCTGATAACCGGGTTAATAAAAAATACCTGGCCATAGTGAGGGGACATACCCCAGATACCGAAGAGATAAATTACCCGCTGCGCAAAGAGAACGGCACTTTACAGGAAGCCTTTACCAAATATAAAACCCTTGCCCGTGCCGAGCTGGATGTGCCGCTGGGGAGCCATCCTACTTCGCGCTATTCGCTGGTGGAGGCAAATCCCGAAAGCGGCCGCATGCACCAGCTGCGCAAGCACTTCGCCCATGTATTTCACCCCATAATTGGCGACCGTACCCACGGCTGCAACAAACAAAACAAATTATTTAAAGAGCGCTGGGAACTGGATACCATGCTGCTGCATGCCTCACAGCTGGCATTTACGCACCCGGTTACGCAGCAGCCTGTACATATTGAAGCCCCCTTACAGGATGAGTTTTTAAGGGTGATGAAGATTATGGGCTGGGGTTTAAATGATTTGGCGTCCTGA
- a CDS encoding PI-PLC domain-containing protein: protein MNKLKSILSLIALSFALSSCLTSNKDYTPADAHSHNDYKNSIPFYRAYDAGFGSIEADVFAVNGQLLVAHSEKEITPSRSLKRLYLDPLIAKFKRDTTRKLRLLIEIKKDYTITLPLVIEELKPLSQYLDYPGHTGRLSIVMTGAVPPGEVMLNYPAWLNFDVGHVGGFTPQQLTKIGLISVPFSHFSTWNGERDISQPDVDRLRSIIDSAHAVGKKIRFWDTPDNPACWKELIRLHSDVIGTDKINELAIYLNNKAYLE, encoded by the coding sequence ATGAACAAACTAAAATCTATCCTATCCCTAATCGCATTATCTTTTGCTTTATCATCCTGCCTTACCTCAAACAAAGATTACACCCCGGCAGATGCCCATTCGCACAACGATTATAAAAACAGCATCCCGTTTTACAGGGCTTATGATGCGGGTTTTGGATCGATAGAGGCGGATGTGTTTGCTGTTAACGGGCAGTTGCTGGTGGCACATAGTGAAAAGGAAATTACGCCAAGCCGGTCGCTTAAGCGGTTGTATTTAGACCCTTTGATTGCGAAGTTTAAACGCGATACCACCCGGAAGCTCAGGCTGCTCATCGAAATAAAAAAAGACTACACCATTACCCTGCCGCTGGTGATTGAAGAGCTTAAGCCGCTTAGCCAATATTTGGATTATCCGGGCCACACAGGCAGGCTCTCCATCGTGATGACGGGGGCCGTTCCGCCGGGCGAGGTAATGTTGAATTATCCTGCATGGTTAAATTTTGACGTTGGCCACGTTGGTGGTTTTACCCCGCAGCAACTTACAAAAATAGGGTTGATCAGTGTACCGTTCAGTCATTTTTCTACCTGGAATGGCGAAAGGGACATCAGTCAGCCGGATGTTGACCGCCTGAGAAGCATTATAGACAGCGCCCACGCCGTTGGCAAAAAGATCCGTTTTTGGGATACACCCGATAACCCGGCCTGCTGGAAAGAACTGATCCGGCTGCATTCAGACGTTATCGGAACAGACAAGATCAATGAACTGGCCATTTACCTTAATAATAAGGCATACCTGGAATAG
- the cphA gene encoding cyanophycin synthetase, with amino-acid sequence MKIENIQVLRGPNIWSVSRKKLIQMRLNLEDLENRPTNTIDGFYERLENLMPSLYSHRCSPGVPGGFFQRIQAGTWMGHVIEHIALEIQTLAGMETGFGRTRETKTPGIYNVVFTYLEEKVGIFAAEASVKIAEALINGDEYDLEHDIQKMREIRENTRLGPSTGSIVEEAIARDIPWIRLNNQSLVQLGYGKNQVRFRATMTEKTSSIAVDIASNKDETKRLLMEQAIPVAKGITISTIEGVDEAIRKVGFPLVFKPLDGNHGRGISINIKTHEEAVEAYEHAARISRKVIVERFVTGYDFRVLVIDNKMVAAALRDPAHVKGDGVSTIQQLIDKENEDPRRGYGHENVLTLISIDRDTLDLLEKKGYTLDTVPKKGEKVFVKSTANLSTGGTSVDVTDHVHPQNIFICERISKIIGLDICGIDIMAENLTEPLTENGGVVLEVNAAPGFRMHIAPSEGLPRNVAGHVIDMLYPPGKSARIPIIAITGTNGKTTTTRLIAHIVKNNGFRVGFTTSDGIYVQNHMMLKGDTTGPVSSEFILKDPTVDFAVLETARGGILRSGLGFGFCDIGVVTNIQEDHLGLQDIHTLDDLTRVKNVVVDAIKKDGWAVLNADNEYCVRMGKNAHCKVAYFSLHENNPIVKSHCKKGGIACIYENGFITIQKGDWKIRVQRTTLIPVTFGGTVPFMIENVLAATLATFLYDFKTEDIKISLETFIPSAAQTPGRMNIFNFRDFRFMIDFAHNPAGFKGIKAFLDHIDSPLKIGIIAGTGDRRDEDIRELGKLSAEMFDYIIIRQEKHLRGRTAENIVGLLVEGIDSVDKEKKYEVVPNEIDAIKHSMSLARPGTFIVALSDVIDNAIETVQNYQEQERNGTFNM; translated from the coding sequence ATGAAGATAGAAAATATACAAGTATTGCGCGGACCCAACATTTGGAGTGTTAGCCGTAAAAAATTGATCCAGATGAGGCTGAACCTCGAAGACCTGGAGAACAGGCCAACAAACACTATTGACGGGTTTTATGAACGACTTGAAAATTTAATGCCATCGTTGTATAGCCACCGTTGCTCACCGGGTGTTCCGGGTGGTTTTTTTCAGCGGATCCAGGCCGGTACATGGATGGGGCACGTTATTGAGCATATTGCCCTGGAGATCCAGACCCTGGCCGGCATGGAGACCGGATTTGGCCGTACCCGCGAGACTAAAACACCGGGTATTTACAACGTGGTTTTTACTTATCTTGAAGAAAAAGTGGGCATTTTTGCTGCCGAAGCATCGGTAAAAATTGCAGAAGCTTTGATAAACGGCGACGAGTATGACCTGGAACACGACATTCAGAAAATGCGCGAAATCCGCGAAAACACCCGCCTGGGGCCAAGCACCGGTTCAATAGTTGAAGAGGCCATTGCAAGGGATATCCCCTGGATCAGGCTAAACAACCAGTCGCTGGTGCAATTGGGTTACGGCAAAAACCAGGTACGCTTTCGCGCTACCATGACCGAGAAAACCAGCAGTATTGCCGTTGATATTGCAAGCAATAAAGATGAAACCAAGCGCTTGCTTATGGAGCAGGCTATTCCGGTTGCCAAAGGCATCACCATATCAACAATTGAAGGTGTGGACGAGGCCATACGCAAGGTGGGCTTCCCGCTGGTATTTAAGCCGCTTGACGGCAACCATGGCCGCGGCATCTCTATCAACATAAAAACACACGAAGAGGCTGTTGAAGCTTATGAACACGCTGCCCGCATCTCGCGCAAGGTAATAGTTGAACGTTTTGTTACCGGGTACGATTTCAGGGTGCTGGTGATTGACAATAAAATGGTTGCTGCCGCACTGCGCGACCCGGCCCATGTGAAGGGCGACGGCGTTTCGACCATACAGCAACTGATTGATAAGGAAAACGAAGATCCGCGCCGCGGTTACGGACACGAGAACGTGCTGACCCTGATCTCGATTGACCGCGACACGCTGGACCTGCTCGAGAAAAAAGGATATACGCTTGATACCGTCCCGAAAAAAGGCGAGAAGGTGTTTGTAAAATCAACCGCCAACCTGAGCACCGGCGGTACTTCTGTTGATGTAACGGACCATGTACACCCGCAAAACATTTTCATCTGCGAAAGGATCTCCAAGATCATCGGCCTTGATATTTGCGGCATTGATATAATGGCCGAAAACCTTACTGAACCGCTTACCGAAAATGGCGGCGTAGTGCTGGAGGTAAACGCAGCGCCGGGTTTCCGCATGCACATTGCACCAAGCGAGGGCCTGCCGCGCAACGTTGCCGGCCATGTAATAGACATGCTGTACCCCCCGGGAAAATCAGCAAGGATCCCTATTATAGCAATAACCGGCACCAACGGCAAAACCACCACCACCCGCCTGATAGCCCATATCGTAAAAAATAACGGCTTCAGGGTTGGCTTCACCACATCTGACGGCATTTACGTGCAAAACCATATGATGCTTAAAGGCGATACCACCGGCCCGGTGAGTTCGGAGTTTATTTTGAAGGACCCAACGGTTGATTTTGCCGTGCTTGAAACTGCAAGGGGCGGCATCTTACGTTCGGGCCTGGGCTTCGGCTTTTGCGATATCGGCGTGGTAACCAATATCCAGGAGGACCACCTGGGCCTGCAGGATATCCATACGCTTGATGATTTAACCCGCGTAAAAAATGTAGTGGTTGATGCTATAAAGAAAGATGGCTGGGCTGTATTAAATGCCGATAATGAATACTGTGTGCGCATGGGTAAAAACGCGCATTGCAAGGTGGCCTATTTCAGCCTGCACGAAAACAATCCGATCGTTAAATCGCACTGCAAAAAAGGCGGGATAGCCTGTATTTATGAAAACGGCTTCATCACCATACAAAAAGGCGACTGGAAGATCCGTGTGCAACGCACCACACTTATCCCGGTTACTTTTGGCGGTACCGTTCCGTTTATGATTGAGAATGTACTGGCCGCCACGCTGGCTACCTTCCTGTACGATTTTAAGACCGAAGACATCAAGATCTCGCTGGAAACCTTTATCCCGTCGGCGGCGCAAACACCGGGCAGAATGAATATCTTTAATTTCAGGGATTTCCGCTTCATGATCGACTTTGCGCACAACCCGGCAGGCTTTAAAGGGATCAAGGCGTTCCTGGATCACATCGACTCTCCGTTAAAAATAGGCATCATTGCGGGCACCGGCGACAGGCGCGACGAAGATATCCGCGAGCTGGGCAAACTATCGGCAGAGATGTTTGATTATATCATCATCCGCCAGGAAAAACACCTGCGCGGCCGCACTGCCGAAAATATTGTTGGTTTACTGGTTGAAGGGATCGACTCGGTTGATAAAGAGAAAAAATATGAAGTGGTGCCCAATGAAATTGACGCGATTAAACATTCCATGAGCCTTGCCCGCCCCGGTACATTTATAGTGGCGCTAAGCGATGTAATTGATAACGCCATTGAAACCGTACAAAATTACCAGGAACAGGAAAGAAATGGCACGTTTAATATGTAG
- a CDS encoding cyanophycinase, producing the protein MTVPKGKLIIIGGAVDMNTNLGAQEEILKPDHLKFFEQGILKRIITESARQSASKVEVITTASQIPELVGEEYTEAFNYLLANPIGVMDIRTREDASNPEYLERIRKCDVVMFSGGDQLRLSSIFGGTEFLQIMKNRYEHEHFVIAGTSAGAAAASTNMIYRGQSSKALIKGEVQITAGLGFIDSVIIDTHFVQRGRIGRLLYAVASNPGMLGIGLGEDAGLLITEGTMMEAIGSGLTILVNGRKMAETNIYDVEMGSPVSIKNMRVSVMSIFDKYDLAQSQLLIKKATKAEEGVVVTAPGS; encoded by the coding sequence ATGACTGTCCCGAAAGGTAAACTGATAATTATTGGCGGTGCCGTTGATATGAACACCAATTTAGGTGCCCAGGAAGAGATCTTAAAGCCTGATCACTTAAAGTTTTTTGAACAGGGGATCCTGAAGCGGATCATCACCGAATCAGCCAGGCAGTCGGCATCAAAGGTTGAAGTAATTACCACGGCTTCGCAAATTCCTGAACTGGTTGGCGAAGAATATACCGAAGCTTTTAATTACCTGCTCGCCAATCCCATCGGCGTAATGGATATCCGCACGCGGGAGGACGCCTCCAACCCGGAATATCTGGAACGCATCCGCAAATGCGATGTAGTGATGTTTAGCGGCGGCGACCAGTTACGGCTGAGCTCCATTTTTGGCGGAACTGAGTTTTTGCAGATCATGAAGAACCGCTACGAGCATGAGCATTTTGTAATAGCCGGCACATCGGCAGGCGCAGCGGCAGCATCAACCAATATGATCTACCGCGGCCAAAGCAGCAAAGCGCTGATCAAGGGCGAGGTGCAGATAACAGCAGGACTGGGCTTTATTGACTCTGTAATAATTGATACCCATTTTGTGCAGCGTGGCCGCATCGGCAGGTTATTGTACGCCGTGGCCAGTAACCCGGGCATGCTTGGGATAGGGCTGGGTGAAGATGCCGGCCTGCTGATAACCGAAGGCACCATGATGGAAGCCATCGGATCGGGATTAACAATTTTGGTTAACGGGCGCAAAATGGCCGAAACCAATATTTATGATGTTGAAATGGGCTCGCCCGTATCCATAAAAAATATGCGCGTAAGCGTAATGTCTATATTTGATAAATATGACCTGGCACAAAGCCAGCTGCTGATAAAGAAAGCAACTAAAGCCGAAGAAGGGGTGGTGGTTACCGCACCGGGAAGCTAA